In the Uranotaenia lowii strain MFRU-FL chromosome 1, ASM2978415v1, whole genome shotgun sequence genome, TCGGAGAACATCCGTTATGTTATTTCGTATGACTCGAAACAAACAGCCATTACCTACCTTCCTAAGTGTCCGGCGCGTaaggctgagataaaagatatCCACTCCTGTTGATCCGGAACCAGTGTCTTCACTTGCCGCCAGCCAAGGATtgcgtcaactgtgcggatttcagcggctataCTACTATACTATACTACGGCTAaactgggtctgcctcttcttcgatgcccatctggactccagtcaagcgcctctctataaatctcgttctcatctcttcgcagcgtgtgctcaatccatctccacttacgttcctgaatctcgatttctagcgccttttgatgacatcgGCGATGAAGCTACACGTTTGAgttccagttgccaggccacctaGCGCGGATAATATTCCGCAGACAGGCATTCACAAAAAAGTTTTCGCgtgtcgtcaccgcatatgtgcaccaagtttcgcacccgtacagcaatacggttTTGACGTTTGATTTGAAGATTCGGCtatttgttcgtagagagatctggcgtgagcgccagatgtttcgaagattcgcaaacgcaaatcgggcctttctgatccgatactgatactggaagcacttcactttctcaacctgttgtcaaGCTACCATGAAATTGAaaggattttctgtgttgatttccatcgacttgatcTTTCCGACATTTACTTTGAGATCTGCTGCCTtgaagctttcggtgaggtcgacgaggttgctctgcatgtcttgttgtttttgggcgagcaaaacaatatcgtaaGCAAAGTGaaggtcgttcagttgttcCATTGTTGTAGGATTACACGGCAATTCTCAGTTTGGTCTACAATctatcgatccagtcaagatctcaaaCAGCCATTGTGCAGCGAGAATTCCGTTTGGAGAATCAGAAATCTGTCAGGCATCAACAATTTTCCAGCTTTTTAAATCTTGGATAAATGTACTCACCTAGTGGTTAAGATCTtagagccaaaaaaaaatggctcTAAGATCTTAAGATCATTCCATGCCTCAAGATTGTTCCACAGCCTTAAGACTACTTACTGTAGCTCAGTTTTTTTAGCGAGAAGACCATCCTCAAGCCTCAACATCATGTTCAGGCcttgaaaatatcaaagacTGTCCTCTGGCCTTAAGACTGTTCGCTATAGACTTAAGAACACTTTTGGAATTTGAAAGCCTTGAGCCTTGGGATCACACTTTGACCTGTAAACTTCGACATCGATACCAAATGTTTCGTTAATTCCCAGCTGTTCTGTCACCTCGCTTCAACGTGGTTTTCATCCAATTtaattcaagctgtcctctcaattcggtTCGAGGCGTTTTCTTTCCATTTACTTACACTTGTCCTCTCAAACCGCTCGAGTTTTCCTTTTCAActagctgtcttctcaactcgcttataggtggttttttttaaccttccaaagccgttcgctaaatatctgtttcggggaaatatgagttgtaatttgatttcgttctcctggctgtaaatgttaaccgattttgatgatattatattcattgtgtaggtaatttattctaattactcaacatttcaaaataaagtcgatatgtattaccaggttttcagaaactggttcagaaagttaaaaatccgaaaaatcaattttatttttaaaatactcataacttctgacagcttttctgtatttaattatttcattgatgtttgaaattgtcaagaatccatctgtccgacaatgtatagatattttggggtccaatgaaagtttttaccgctatgacagatcttccggtagaaaaaagtcttactttaaaaaaacgacatccagttttcgctttgcttagctgtatttcatttctcaatgaaccgattttaaaaactcaaattttagttttttggctttaatttgatcattattttcatagaacatacttggcctgtcaaaactaccagttcatcagtatattggaatgatgataaagatgtttgaaatatgcgcttcgggtcatattgacccgaacggctttggagggttaaatgTATTTCGAAATATCGTTGATCCAACCCACTTGATCACCAAGCCTTTTAAATaacttcaagctgtcctcacaaAACcggatagaattttttttactgtgctgtcctctcgactcgacGCTCACACTCAGTTCAGTTTTTGGTCGTGCTGGAAGCTCTTCTGGAACTTTGGCTTCACCTTCATCCGACTTGAGCGATTCATCGAGAAGAATTGGAGTGCGGTTCCGCACCATCTTCCGGTTTTGGCACTGCTTCATCGGCTTGAGGTACAGGTCGTGGAGGCTGCTGAATTTCAAGACCAAATCCATACAGGTAACGGAGATTCAGAATCGGATTCCACCTCTTCGGAAGGACGTGTGCGGCGCTAATTGGCATGGGACCTGATGAGACGTTGGGATTCTTTAAGATGAACGTTGTAATTCACGTTGTCAATCCGCTCGATGACCACCTCCGGCTTTCCAGGACCAACAGTTCTTGTGATGTACCTGCGCGTAAACTATGTCACCGGGCTTAAACTGTTTCGAGAAGGCACCATGTTTTCGGTTGAATGTTTCAGTTAGGCGGTTCATCACGAAGCTGGGCTTCACTCGAGTTCGCTCCGAAGGAAGTAGAAGCGAAGGCGTTTGAAGAGCATCTTCGAGAGTTTCTACCTTGATTGATGTTCAATCATCGACGTGTCTTCCTTCAGATTGGCGAGGCGTTGAAACTCGTCACTAAGCGACTGAAGAGATTTCAAACCGCTGACGAATACCAAACACTTGAAGTGGTCCAGAGTGAGATTCTGGAACTCGAAATCCTCGCATGCACGGTTCACCTTACCGCCGTAATCGATGATGTCGTCCATATCGTATTTAACAATCTGGAAACACTGGAAACGCTTTCGGAACTTGGAAACCTGGCTGCCGAAAATTTGCTTCAAGGTTGATACCGTTTCTCGGAAATCGATTTCCTTGGGAAATGCAGGCAGAATATAGCTGAGGTAGCGGCTTTGGGAAAAAGTATCCAATCTGCGGAACAGCAGTCGGACCTTCGCTGCATCGTCCAACTGCCGTGCGGAAAAACCATCGCTGGAGTGTCAATCCGTTTTATTGATCGTAAACGAATTCGAAAATGTTTGACGAAAGGAGTTTGTTCCGCATTCTGTTGCTGAGACTGCTGCTGGTTCGTCAAACGTTCGAGCAACCGTAGGATTGCAAGCTGGATGTCGGCTTGGCCTTGACTGGAACCGGTTTGACCGAGGTTGGATTCTCCTCCCATTTCGACGGACTATATGTCTGTTCAATCAACtctagtcgaaacgggtcgaaaccagtagaaatggattgacagttgatcacctgtctctttccaattgacttcgaccgatttctaccaagtcgaaactaatcctgctgccgagctggattggtttcgactagtttcaactcgctccattgaacaacgacctgacttgtttcgaccaaaacattggctcgttgaacatctatcagttgacagaaaccagttgaaaccgatttttactaacgattgaacgaagcttatCTTGATAGATTTGTTCGAATCCTTGTCGCCTATAATGTTACGTCTTGAAGTTACTTTTATTGGActgatttgtatgaaaatttgattgaacTAACTAAATTTTCACTCCATGTGCTTGATGTCAAAGTCATGGATTGCCTCGATAAACTTTATGTTTTCAGGATTGCTTCGATGTAACACGgtttatacagtgagcgaaataagaatagcaccactatgtgttttgcttgttaaaatatgagtgattgaaaatcaccaaaattttcctctataaattgttttgaattgtttaacggataaatcaagcataagtttacttttattggacgttgcaatttgcgttgaggaccaaaaatatgataaaaggttgcgaaataagaatagaaccacttgtgtttttcaacaaaaacaagattatttctaaaaatttactttgtaaaagtgaataataatgcttctacgaattatttgaatagataactgtattttaaggagttttctagaatttcaacaattttcaaaggttttaaaagggggttttaagagatgctcttctagcgtttaggaattcGTTGAAGCATTATTGTTCACTttaacaaagtaaatttttagaaataatcttgtctttgttgaaaaacacaaggcgtgctattcttatttcgcacccttatttcatatttttggtcctcaacgccaattgcaacgtccaataaaagtaaacttatgcttgatttatccgttaaacaattcgaaataatttatagaagaaaattttggtgattttcaaacattcatattttaacaagcaaaacacatagtggtgctattcttatttcgctcactgtataggtttttttttgtaaaaataaaacaacgtAAAATCTAAAACTCTAAAAAGGTTAGATCTCACCAAATAAGTTGCATCGAGAGAATTCACATTCTTCACTGATTCGGATCCGTTCGTCTTtaaggtgcatttacagttctttcgaacgtgaaaatgaaaaaacttatattcttcaaaaactcgactatgctgcatttcatggctgcgaaactaggtggaatagatgcggaatggttgaacgattatttttgaactgatttccttgttcaaagccctttaatattaattttatttcaattcccccgattttcactgcggaatattttttccacgttcactgacattccgctcgaagtgtaaacgcactgagcgaacgtgaaaacggaaaacgaacaagagtggtgaatataaattccgcgttcattttcacgtccgaatggcaatgtgcattctgaaaacatttttcaccgatgacggaaaaatttttgcttcataaaaaattagttttttaatttgtaagcacatttgaaggcaattaaaggcttaaaatactacgagtttgaaatgaaacgcatatacgatattttttttttaactttaaaacccgcttgggcatcatttaattgcacctgttggaagagtttctcgacgaataaatgtacctgtctgttggaagagcttctcaacgaataaatgtaaatgaggatcatcgaatggccagagtccattgaaataaacaaaaatagattccgctttgttcaaatgtgtgcttcagaaaaggtatggaaataattacaaaatttatgaaatcattcaaaaataatgtgttttaatgagaactgaaaagcagaaaaattaacGAACAAAAGTgtactgatgcattttaattaaataaaaaccttttcaattgtttcactaattaaaagtaattttgaaatttttgtttgtcaatttttaatcaagaacaaaaaatggctattttgtagaagttatattcataacgtcctttcaataagtttttcaaaagaaacgaatcgctaaagctcgttattactccttgatcgataaatactttttgggagtactttaaattcataaaatttaatttaaattcattgtattcaaagataagaactttgggattatttgattaaatcaatcgTTTGCAAAGCTGAATATGGtttgaagaagaacaatatgtttttttgagaaaattgaatttaaatttgagcattggttcgacaagtatcgatcaaaacattggttgaatgatctgtcattttccgatcgaaaccaatttctacccgcagttgaacaaacctcttactaattttgaagatttgaccgatttgacatttcactgcggaagattttttcactgtggtgagttcacgttcacgttcgagttcgagttcacaagaactgtaaaccaGGCTTTAGTTGGCAGGAGCAAGACTGATGATGTTTTGATACTGGGTCCTATTGCTACCGAAACTTCTGAAGCCGTTTTGCCGCTACTCACGTCTTTCCGGTGTATGAAATATCTACGAGATTTTCCCGTTTGATACAGTTCACTTCACAATTGGTTCACAATATTTACGTTCGCAGTTGTTACAATCAGCTGGATTCCATGTTATATTGTCCATggtatttattctattttttactTCAGAAAAACACTTATTTTACGGAGCGAAAATTTTGACGTCCTTGCAAGGCAACGCCTACTTCAACTCTTTCActgattaactttaatttttttccctaaACTATTAATATTTCTTAAAGTCAGCTATAACCTTATATATTTTAAATCACTGCAGGAAAATACTTGAGCCTAGTGACTTATTCTAAGTAACTTAAATTTTCCGGTACATAAGCTAAAACCTTCTTCATTTGGAAAGTtgtttttttgcttcaaaaaagaTGTCCTGGAgggagaaaaacttttcaagaacTTCCGAAACCACAACAATTTTCCACacttcacggagaaaaaagacggtagttgttccaattatttcagctttttataccaataatcgaaatgcagttgattttttcgcattcaactacttttataatagattcaactacaaacttctaattgtccttacgcaatcaactatcaatataatgcattcaactgtatgatttattttatgcattcaactatacatacaatagattcaactacaaactgctgattgaccttatgcaatcaactatgaatataatagattcaattgtaatggtataattgattcaattgtaatggtataactgattcaactgtagatatgataAGTTCAACTACGATTGTATGATTGACtataggcattcaactataaatataatagattcaactgtagtggtataattgattcaactgtaaatatgatagattcaactgtagtggtataattgattcaaatgtaaatatgatagattcaactacaattgtatcattgattttaggcattcaactataaatataatagattcaactgtggtcgtataattgattcaactgtaaatatgatagattcaactgtagtggtataattgattcaattgtaaatatgatagattgaactacatatgtatgattgattctaggtattgaaacataaatatagtaaatgaaacttgattgttatgatagattctagaatctagaatttacaATAAATATATTTGGTTTAACTGGCATCAATGTTTAGATTTTTCTCTTGCCGccatttcagttatttacattCGCCGCGGGAGgagacaaattttttttgccgTACCAGAAATGAGTCTTGCAGATTCGGATACGGATGGTAATTAATATTAAACGTTAAAATGTTTTTGTCCAAGTTCATCCGAATTGTTGTAATTTCAGGTAGCATGCGGGAAGCAGACGGAAGAAATACTGGAGCAGCTAGAGGTTCAAGAATGATTTCTCCGGAACAAAATTCCTCTTCATCGACTTCTGAATCGTCAGCTCCGGCCATCATCGGAACAACCACAGACTACTCGCCGAACCCAAAGCCACCGCTAGCACTCGAAAAGGATACGAACATTATTGGAAGGCAAGTTTCCGGTTGTTCTACCGAAGGCAACATGCCATACAGTGGCAACGGGGGATCCGGTTTCCGTAGCTCCTTTAATGGACGCGTTCCATTCACTCGTATGCTTTCCAGCAACCCTAGCAGTGATCGGCGCTCCGGGAATGCCGGTGCTGAAATCTATCCTATTTCGGCATCTTCGTCGATTGCCAGCTAGTGGATCCAAAATAATCCAAC is a window encoding:
- the LOC129738844 gene encoding uncharacterized protein LOC129738844, encoding MSLADSDTDGSMREADGRNTGAARGSRMISPEQNSSSSTSESSAPAIIGTTTDYSPNPKPPLALEKDTNIIGRQVSGCSTEGNMPYSGNGGSGFRSSFNGRVPFTRMLSSNPSSDRRSGNAGAEIYPISASSSIAS